The segment ACTACTTCGGGAGAGTAGGGGTGAAGCCCCGAGGGCACCGGAGAGGGCAGAGCATCGACCGGCAAGACCTGAATGTCATCCTGCGAAGGGAGAAGTATCCAAGATGGACTTGATGGAACAAATCGTGTCACGGCAGAATCTACTGGAAGCCCTGCACCGAGTGGAATCCAACAAAGGCGCGGCGGGTATCGATGGAGTCTCAACCGAGCAACTCCGGGAATATATCGTGCAGCGCTGGGAAACGATTCGCCAGCACTTGCTAGAAGGAACCTACAAGCCTTCTCCTGTCCGGAGGGTCGAAATCCCGAAACCCGATGGTGGAGCAAGGCTGCTTGGGATTCCTACCGTGATCGATCGATTAATCCAACAAGCCATCCTCCAAGTGCTGACACCAATCTTCGACCCGGAATTTTCCCCGAACAGCTTTGGTTTTCGCCCCAATCGGCGCGGTCATGACGCCGTACGGCAAGCCCAGCGATTTATCCGGGAAGAATACCGTATCGTAGTCGATATCGACTTAGCGCAATTCTTTGACCGAGTAAATCACGACATCCTGATGAGCAGAGTAGCGCGGAAAGTAAAGGACAAGCGAGTTCTGAAGCTGATCCGAGCGTACTTGCAAGCAGGGGTGATGGTTGGCGGAATTTGTGTAAGAAGCGAGGAAGGAACGCCGCAAGGTGGCCCGTTGAGTCCGTTACTGGCAAACATTCTGCTCGACGACTTGGATAAAGAACTTACGCGAAGAGGCTCGCGGTTCGTCCGCTATGCGGACGACTGTAACATCTACGTAAAGACAAAGCGAGCGGGAGAACGGGTGAAGGCAAGTGTCACGCGATTCTTGGAGGGGAAGTTAAAACTCAAGGTAAATGAGGAGAAAAGTGCGGTGGACTGGCCTTGGAAGCGAAAGTTTCTGGGATTCAGTTTCACGGCACAGAAAGAAGCAAAGGTTCGCATTGCGCCAAAATCGCTAAAGCGAGTCAAAGACAAAATTCGGCAACTGACAAACCCCACATGGAGCATCTCCATGGAGGAGCGCATCCGGCTACTAAATCAATACCTGATGGGATGGATGGGGTACTTTGCCCTCATAGAAACACCATCCGTACTGAAGGCGTTAGAGGATTGGATACGTCGGAGGTTGCGCTTGTGTCTTTGGCACCAATGGAAACGAGTCCGGACAAGAATCCGCGAACTGAGGGCATTAGGCCTTCCGGAACGGCAAGTCTTCGAAATAGCGAATACACGAAAAGGCGCGTGGCGTACCACACATACTCCCCACTTACACAAA is part of the Microaerobacter geothermalis genome and harbors:
- the ltrA gene encoding group II intron reverse transcriptase/maturase encodes the protein MDLMEQIVSRQNLLEALHRVESNKGAAGIDGVSTEQLREYIVQRWETIRQHLLEGTYKPSPVRRVEIPKPDGGARLLGIPTVIDRLIQQAILQVLTPIFDPEFSPNSFGFRPNRRGHDAVRQAQRFIREEYRIVVDIDLAQFFDRVNHDILMSRVARKVKDKRVLKLIRAYLQAGVMVGGICVRSEEGTPQGGPLSPLLANILLDDLDKELTRRGSRFVRYADDCNIYVKTKRAGERVKASVTRFLEGKLKLKVNEEKSAVDWPWKRKFLGFSFTAQKEAKVRIAPKSLKRVKDKIRQLTNPTWSISMEERIRLLNQYLMGWMGYFALIETPSVLKALEDWIRRRLRLCLWHQWKRVRTRIRELRALGLPERQVFEIANTRKGAWRTTHTPHLHKALGIAYWQSRGLKSLTQRYNELRQGWRTA